The sequence below is a genomic window from Rhodococcus sp. 4CII.
GCCGATGTTCGTGAAGAATTCCGCGAGGTGCTCCGAGATGGTGAGACCGTTTCTGCCCTCGGCCTTCGTGAGGATCGCGGCCATGGCGGCATAGAGCGGAAACTGGACCAGGATGCCGGCCGTGGCGGGGACGGCCAGGGCTACGGCTTGCAGAAATTTACGTGGCGTCCCGTGGAGCACCAGTCCCAGCATGAGAAAGACCAGCAGGTACGCGTTGAGGCTGCTGACGACGGTGAGCAGGGGCTTGGTCAGCAGCTGGGAGACGAGCCAGCCCAACGTCATCAGGCCGGCCAGCGCCGGCAGGATCCGGCTGTACTCGAGCCACTCTCCCGGTCGTGATCGAGGCGGGACCTCTTTCGGACGGTCGTCGAGGTCGACCTCCAGATCCTGGGCGGTCGTGACGGCGGCGCCCCTCGGCGCCGAGAAGTGAGCGATCACCACGGTCAGGGCGATGATGATCGCGCACATGAGCAGCGACTGCCAGGTGAAGATCGTGGTTCCGAAGTCGAGGACGCCCGTGATCTTCAGCAGCGCGGGAGGCAGAGATGCGGCGGTGGCCTGCAGCTGGGCCGCGGAGGACGACATACCCAGTGCCCACACCGCGCCCAGACCCATGAACGCCGCCGCGCCCAGAGCGCGGTAGTCGACCCGCAGGTCGGATCGGCGCGCGATCGCCCGGGCCAGCAGCCCGCCGAACACCAGGCTGAGTCCCCAGTTCAGGAAGGACACCGACATGGCCAGGAAAGCAACGAAACTGACTGCGCTGCGCGCTGTCCGAGGCATCATGGCCAGGCGATCGATCAGCCGAGCGACCGGCGGGGACGTGGCGACGACGTATCCGGTGAGCACCACCATCGCCATCTGCAGGGTGAACGCGGTCAGATCCCAGAAACCGTCGCCGAACGCGTCGACCACGGCCTGCGGCGACGAACCGTTGGCGAGTGCGGCCACCGCGACGACGAAGACACCCACGAGGGCGAACACGTAGGCGTCCGGAAACCATTTCTCCGTCCACCCGGCCAGTGACTGCGCAACCCGTGCCAGTCCCTTTTCGGAGCGGACCTCTTCGGTGGCGGATGTCATGCGGCCGTCCCCTTCTCTGCGCGATGCGGAATCTACGCGGTGTGGAACCTACGCGGTGTGGAACCTACAAATAGTCGCGTTCGATCCTCAGAGTCCCGATCGTGGTGGCCAGCGCGTCGTATTGGGTCACCAGAAAACAGAATTCGATCAGGCGGCGGTCGTCGAAGTACGCAGCGAGCGCCGACCATGTGGCATCGTCGAGGTTGTCGGTGGTGACGAGTTGGTCGACGGCCGTGAGGACGGCGCGGCGACGCGCGTCCCAGCCCGCCGCGTCGGGGCCTTCCAGCACCTGTTCGAGCAGCGCCGGGGTGATGCCCGCCCGGCGTCCGAGACGCACGTGGTGGTCCATCTCGTAGCCGCACTTCCGAAGATGCGCCACCCGGATGATGATCAGTTCGGTCTCGTGCCGGGAGATCTTCCCGCCCGGCATCAGCTTGCCGGAGTAGCGCAGCCACGCACGGAAGAGGCCCCTGGCGCGGCCCACCGTGCTGAACAGGTGCGCGTCCGGGACACCGGCGACGCGGGAGATGATCCGCCACAGCACCCAGTTGACGGGGCCGAGCTCCTTCAGACGTCCGGGTGGAATGCGTGCGGTCACGCGGCCCCCTCTCGTTCCATCCGCCCCTTCGCAGGACCGGTTGCGTGCGCGCGTAGTTCGATCGACCGGGTCATCTCCGTGGCCCGGAGTGCGAGCATACGCACAGAATCCGACCCGGGTATCCGGGATGGTGTGTATATCCGATTCTTGCGCCCGGCGATCGCCCGTTCGAGAGCGTCGACCGCCACCGTGATCGAGGAGGTCCGGGCCCGTGCGCTGCCGCGGGGTGGCGGAACCGCGACACCGTCGAAATCGATCAGCGTCCGGTCCGTGTCGATCTGGCCGAGGCGGGCGATGCCCACCCGCGTCCCCAGTGGTTTCAGCTCCTCCCGCAGGACCTCACCGAGTTCCTCCGCTCCGCCTCGCGTGGCGCCGTGGACGCCGCGCAGCGGGGTGAAGGCCGTCGACGATGCCACGACCAGTGCGTACCCGTTGCGGTGTCCGATGTGCGGTCCCGCGGCACGCAGCGTGTGGTACGTGCCCATCACGTTGACCTCGACGGCATACCGCATCACGTCCGGATCGCCCTCGACTATCTGCGCCGGCGGCGTCACGCCCGCGTTCGCGACCACCACGTCGAGTCCGCCGAGCCGATCGGCGAGATAGTCGAACGCGTCCTCGACGGCCATCCTGTCGCGGATGTCGCATCGACGCCACGGCGCCCGGCCGCAGGCGGTGGCCGTCTGTTCGAGGAGTTCGGGTTCGAGGCCGAGCAACCCGACACGGGCGCCCCGCTCGTGAAGTCGTCTGGCGAGTCCGGCGCCGATACCCCGGGCTGCGCCGGTGATCAGGACGCGGCGTCCGACCAGATTCTCTTCGAGAGTGCGTGACATGAAGCGAGTTCCCAACCTGTGTTACCGAGCGGTAGCAAGACGCTAGCACCCGCTCGGGTCGGGGGAGGGAAAAATGTCACACGGAGTTGGACAACTGTCTCAATCGCGGATCGCCCACGCCATCCGCGCGAGGGAAAGTGCCTGTTCAGCGCGCTCGATGACCACTTCCCGAGACTCGCTGATGTGCGCGAGTAGCGTGTCGTACGCGGAATCGAGTTTGCCGTCGAGGGCAAACTCGGCCACTGAGATGTGCTCGTCGATGGTGGCGCTCATGCGGTCCGGGGTGAGGTAGTCGAACATCCGGACCGGCCGCACCTTCGCGTTCACGCCGACGAGCGCATCGGACAGCGCCCGGTTGCCGGCCGACCGCAGCAGCACCGTGTGGAACTGCTCGTCGAGCGCCACGAACCCGGCGTCCGGGGCGGGGACCTCCTTCCGCAACGCGTACCACCGCTCGAGTTCAGGCCCCAGAACGTCCGGGTCGTGCGACAGCGACGCGTCGGCGCGGACCCGGGCGATTCCCTGAAGCTCGAGCGTGATGCGGAGTTCGTACAGTCCCGCGAGTTCGTCGATGCGTGGACGGTACGGAAACAGCCCGCCCACGTCGCGCTGCACGAGTCCGTCGGCGAGCAGGCGCGCCAGGGCCTCCCGCACCGGCGTCCGCGACACCCCGTAGACATCGGCGAGACGCTCCTCGCCGAGCCGCTGCCCGGGAGGGATCCGTCCGCTCATCAGGTCGGTGCGCAGCGACAGGTACACGTGGTCGCTGAGGGAACCGGCCGGTTCTCGGCGTGCCATCAGATCGCCATCGCCGCGCGGACGTCGGAGACCGCGGTCCCGACGTCGGAGCCGGGGGCGGCGCCACCGGCTCCGGAGGACGTGACCCGCCCGGATTCGAGGACGTGATAGCTCTCGGCCGATTCGAGTGCGAACCCGATGTGCTGTTCCACCAAGAGAACTCCGAGCCCACCGCGGCGGGTGAGCTCCATGATGGTGCGCTCGATCTCCGCGACGACGGACGGCTGGATGCCCTCGGTCGGTTCGTCGAGGATCAGCACCGTCGGTTCCGTGATCAGCGCCCGCGCGATGGCGAGTTGCTGCCGTTGCCCGCCGGAGAGGAGGCCGGCGCGCCGGTCGAGCAGGCTGCGCAGGGCCGGGAACAGGTCCAGTGCCTCGTCGACGAGTTCCTTTCCGCGCCTGCGACCGTCCGCCACCACCTGCAGGTTCTCGGCGGTGGTCAACTGACCGAACGACTGCTGGCCTTGCGGGACGTAGGCGAGGCCGCGGGCGACGCGGGCGCTGGGCCGCAGCGCCGTGACGTCCTCGCCGTCGAGCAGCACCCGACCGGAACCGACCTTGATCAGTCCGACGGCAGCCCGGAGAAGCGTGGTCTTGCCCGCGCCGTTGTGTCCCATCACCGCGGCCACCCCGTCCGACGGGACCGTCAGCGACACTCCGTGGATCACCTCGGTTCGGCCGTACCCGGCGCGGATGTCGTCAAGCTCGAGCATCGCTGTCCTCCTTCGAAACCTCGGGCTGCAACTCGGGGGCGGCACCGGCCGCCGCGGTCCCGAGGTACACCTCCTGCACACGGGGATCGGCCTGTACCTGCTCGACCGTTCCCTCGCTCAGCACCTTCCCGGCGTGCAGCACCGTCACCGACGTCGCGAATGCGCGCATGAAATCCATGTCGTGCTCGACCACCACGACGGTCCGCTCACCGCCGATGCGGCGCAGGAGCTTTCCGGTCTCGTCGCGTTCCTCGTGGCTCATGCCCGCCACCGGTTCGTCGAGCAGCAGGACGGAACAATTCTGCACCAGGAGCATGCCGATCTCGAGCCACTGCTTCTGCCCGTGCGCGAGGATGCCCGCCGGCGTGTCGCGGAGCCTGCCGAGACCCGTGACGTCGAGCGCCTCCTCGATGGCGGAGAGCACCGTCTTTCGGCGGCGCAGCAGCGTGAGCGCGGAGCGGCCGGCGCCCGCCGCGATGTCGAGGTTCTGGAGCACCGTCAATTCCTCGAACACGCTCGCGGTCTGAAACGTGCGGCCCACACCGAGCCGGGCGATGCGGTGCACTTTGCGGCCGATCAACTCGACACCGGACTTCGTGACCGAGCCCGTCGCCGGAACGAGGCCGGTGATCGCGTCGACGAGAGTGGTCTTGCCTGCGCCGTTGGGGCCGATGAGGAACCGCAGATCACCCTGCATCAGGGTGAGGTCGACGCCGTCGACCGCGTTGAAGCCGTCGAAGCTGACCCGAAGGTCCCGGACCTCGAGGTACTCGCTGGACATTCCGGCGTTGCCGCCGAGCACGGGCGCCTTGGCGGTGGTGGGAATCGTCATCGGGCCATCTCCATTCGTTCCGTCGGCTCGGTCTCGTCCGCAGGCCCGGGCGGTGCCGGCCGCTCGGACGAGGCCTTCTTCTTCCGCTTCAGCAGCGCGAACAGCCCCGCGACGCCGGCCGGGAAGAATCCGACTACCACGATGAACAGGAGGCCCTGCGCGTAGATCCAGCCGGAGGGGAACGATTCCGAGAACGCGCTCTGCGCCCACGCCACACCGATGGCGCCGAGGACCGGGCCGAGAAGTGTGGACCGGCCGCCGATGGCCACGCCGATCAGGAACGCGATCGACGGGACGATTCCGACGTCTGCGGGGGAGATGATGCCGACGATCGGCACGAACAGTGCGCCGGCGAGGCCCGCGAAGAACGCGGCCGTCACGTAGGCGACGAGTTTGATGTTCGCCGGGTCGTACCCGAGGAAGCGCACCCGCTCCTCCTGGTCCCGGACGGCGACGAGCAGTTCGCCGTACCGGCTGTTCATCAGCTGGCGGGTGACGGCGACGACGGCCAGCAGCACACCGGCGGCGATGAAGAACAGCATCTGCTTGTTGGCCGGATCATTCAGGTTGAACCCGAAGAACGTGCGGAACCGGTTGAGGCCGTTGCTTCCTCCGGTGCTCTGCTGGCCCACGAGCAGGATGGCGAACGCGGCGGCGAGCGCCTGGCTGAGGATCGCGAAGTAGGCGCCCTTGACGCGGCGCTTGAACACCCCGAGACCGAGGACGAACGCCACCAGTGCCGGGACGAACAGGATGCCCAGGATCGTCACGATCGGCGAAGTGAACGGCACCCAGTAGCCCGGCAGTGCGCGGATGCCCGCGATCTGCATGAAGTCGGGCACCGGGTCGCCGCGGAGTTCGGCGTCGGCGATCTTCAGATGCATCGCCATCATGTACGCACCCAGCCCGAAGAACACACCCTGGCCGAGGGTGAGCATGCCACCGCGGCCCCACGCCAGGCCGATACCGACCGCGACGATCGCGAAGCACAGGAACTTGCCGAGCAGACTCAGCCGGAAGTCGCTGAGGACCGCGGGGGCGACGACGAACAGAAGCAGTGCGGCCAGCGCGAATCCTGCCCACGCGCGGTAGCGGCCACTCGTCGGGATGCTCATACGAGACTCCTCGTCTTGACGGCGAACAGGCCCTGCGGCCGAACCTGGAGGAACACCACGATGACCACGAACACGATGACCTTGGCGATCGATGCCGTGGTCGAGTACTCGACGAACGAATTGAGGATGCCGAGGGCGAACGCGGCGATCACCGCGCCCTTCATCTGGCCCAGGCCACCGACCACGACCACCAGGAACGCGTCGATGAGGTAACTCTGCCCGATGGTCGGGCTCGTCGAGCCGATCAGGGTGAGCGCCACACCCGCGACACCAGCCAGACCGGAACCGATGAAGAACGTCGTCACATCGGTTCGGCGACTCGATATCCCGCTGGTCTCCGCGAGGTCGCGGTTCTGCACGACGGCGCGGATGCGGCGTCCCATCGGCGACTTCTGCATCGCCAGGCTCAGCGCGACGACCGCCATCACCGCGAGCACGAGAATGAACAGGCGTGTCTTCGGGACCACGGCGCCCAGGATCTCCACGCCACCCGAGAGCCATTCCGGCGCGGCGACGTTGACCGCCGGGGCCCCGAAGACGTCCCGTGCCAGCTGCTGCAGGATCAGCCCCACGCCGAACGTCACCAACAGTGTGTCCAACGGCCGGTGGTACATCCGCTTGACGAGGGTGACCTCGAGCAGGACACCCATCGCGCCGCCGATCACGAAGCCGACGAGCAGAGAGATGAACAGAGAACCCGTGGCGCTCGAAATCACCTGCTGCACAACATATGCCGTGTACGAGCCGGCCATGATGAACTCGCCGTGCGCCATGTTGATGACGCCCATCTGACCGAACGTCAACGACAGCCCCAGCGCCGCGAGCAACAGGATCGACCCGATACTCAACCCGGTGAACAGCTGTCCGATCACTACATCCATCGATGTATGTCCTCTCTCTTCCCTCGTGCCCGTCGGACGGTGTTCTAGCTCCCCAGCGCTTCGGCCCACGGGTAGGACTTCAGGTACGGGTCCGGCTGGATCGGGGTGCCCGAATCCCAGACCGTGTAGA
It includes:
- the urtC gene encoding urea ABC transporter permease subunit UrtC, with the translated sequence MSIPTSGRYRAWAGFALAALLLFVVAPAVLSDFRLSLLGKFLCFAIVAVGIGLAWGRGGMLTLGQGVFFGLGAYMMAMHLKIADAELRGDPVPDFMQIAGIRALPGYWVPFTSPIVTILGILFVPALVAFVLGLGVFKRRVKGAYFAILSQALAAAFAILLVGQQSTGGSNGLNRFRTFFGFNLNDPANKQMLFFIAAGVLLAVVAVTRQLMNSRYGELLVAVRDQEERVRFLGYDPANIKLVAYVTAAFFAGLAGALFVPIVGIISPADVGIVPSIAFLIGVAIGGRSTLLGPVLGAIGVAWAQSAFSESFPSGWIYAQGLLFIVVVGFFPAGVAGLFALLKRKKKASSERPAPPGPADETEPTERMEMAR
- the urtD gene encoding urea ABC transporter ATP-binding protein UrtD, whose protein sequence is MTIPTTAKAPVLGGNAGMSSEYLEVRDLRVSFDGFNAVDGVDLTLMQGDLRFLIGPNGAGKTTLVDAITGLVPATGSVTKSGVELIGRKVHRIARLGVGRTFQTASVFEELTVLQNLDIAAGAGRSALTLLRRRKTVLSAIEEALDVTGLGRLRDTPAGILAHGQKQWLEIGMLLVQNCSVLLLDEPVAGMSHEERDETGKLLRRIGGERTVVVVEHDMDFMRAFATSVTVLHAGKVLSEGTVEQVQADPRVQEVYLGTAAAGAAPELQPEVSKEDSDARA
- a CDS encoding SDR family NAD(P)-dependent oxidoreductase, yielding MSRTLEENLVGRRVLITGAARGIGAGLARRLHERGARVGLLGLEPELLEQTATACGRAPWRRCDIRDRMAVEDAFDYLADRLGGLDVVVANAGVTPPAQIVEGDPDVMRYAVEVNVMGTYHTLRAAGPHIGHRNGYALVVASSTAFTPLRGVHGATRGGAEELGEVLREELKPLGTRVGIARLGQIDTDRTLIDFDGVAVPPPRGSARARTSSITVAVDALERAIAGRKNRIYTPSRIPGSDSVRMLALRATEMTRSIELRAHATGPAKGRMEREGAA
- the urtB gene encoding urea ABC transporter permease subunit UrtB; the encoded protein is MDVVIGQLFTGLSIGSILLLAALGLSLTFGQMGVINMAHGEFIMAGSYTAYVVQQVISSATGSLFISLLVGFVIGGAMGVLLEVTLVKRMYHRPLDTLLVTFGVGLILQQLARDVFGAPAVNVAAPEWLSGGVEILGAVVPKTRLFILVLAVMAVVALSLAMQKSPMGRRIRAVVQNRDLAETSGISSRRTDVTTFFIGSGLAGVAGVALTLIGSTSPTIGQSYLIDAFLVVVVGGLGQMKGAVIAAFALGILNSFVEYSTTASIAKVIVFVVIVVFLQVRPQGLFAVKTRSLV
- a CDS encoding GntR family transcriptional regulator, whose translation is MARREPAGSLSDHVYLSLRTDLMSGRIPPGQRLGEERLADVYGVSRTPVREALARLLADGLVQRDVGGLFPYRPRIDELAGLYELRITLELQGIARVRADASLSHDPDVLGPELERWYALRKEVPAPDAGFVALDEQFHTVLLRSAGNRALSDALVGVNAKVRPVRMFDYLTPDRMSATIDEHISVAEFALDGKLDSAYDTLLAHISESREVVIERAEQALSLARMAWAIRD
- a CDS encoding short-chain fatty acid transporter; translated protein: MTSATEEVRSEKGLARVAQSLAGWTEKWFPDAYVFALVGVFVVAVAALANGSSPQAVVDAFGDGFWDLTAFTLQMAMVVLTGYVVATSPPVARLIDRLAMMPRTARSAVSFVAFLAMSVSFLNWGLSLVFGGLLARAIARRSDLRVDYRALGAAAFMGLGAVWALGMSSSAAQLQATAASLPPALLKITGVLDFGTTIFTWQSLLMCAIIIALTVVIAHFSAPRGAAVTTAQDLEVDLDDRPKEVPPRSRPGEWLEYSRILPALAGLMTLGWLVSQLLTKPLLTVVSSLNAYLLVFLMLGLVLHGTPRKFLQAVALAVPATAGILVQFPLYAAMAAILTKAEGRNGLTISEHLAEFFTNIGSGGGFTVVIALYTVVLGLFVPSGGGKWLVEAPYVMQSATDVGMNLGWTVQVYNVAEALPNLINPFFMLPLLAVLGLRARDLVGFTFLQFMFHLPVVLLLVWLLGTTFDFVPPVQPSTP
- a CDS encoding carboxymuconolactone decarboxylase family protein, whose amino-acid sequence is MTARIPPGRLKELGPVNWVLWRIISRVAGVPDAHLFSTVGRARGLFRAWLRYSGKLMPGGKISRHETELIIIRVAHLRKCGYEMDHHVRLGRRAGITPALLEQVLEGPDAAGWDARRRAVLTAVDQLVTTDNLDDATWSALAAYFDDRRLIEFCFLVTQYDALATTIGTLRIERDYL
- the urtE gene encoding urea ABC transporter ATP-binding subunit UrtE, with the protein product MLELDDIRAGYGRTEVIHGVSLTVPSDGVAAVMGHNGAGKTTLLRAAVGLIKVGSGRVLLDGEDVTALRPSARVARGLAYVPQGQQSFGQLTTAENLQVVADGRRRGKELVDEALDLFPALRSLLDRRAGLLSGGQRQQLAIARALITEPTVLILDEPTEGIQPSVVAEIERTIMELTRRGGLGVLLVEQHIGFALESAESYHVLESGRVTSSGAGGAAPGSDVGTAVSDVRAAMAI